Proteins from a genomic interval of Gordonia sp. SL306:
- a CDS encoding methylmalonyl-CoA mutase family protein yields MPQTTASKSDRSDRSLDEAYQAWSEAAAAVLAKSRRSTVEELPASAEELLSTTTLDGLRIRPLYTRRDEHAESGLPGGFPFVRGADPDRDVTMGWRVTERFGDDSTSAADVNQSALDALSKGTSGLWLNVGAGISPDDLAAVLDGVYVDLIPVTLDAGAEGIAAARALLSVCAAAAAKPESIAPTTSTITSLGLSPLTAAFSGRASVDTAEATSLAADVPAGVRTFRVDGTDFATAGADNGLELALQIAAAVTHLRDLTQAGLSSVDALRQITFAVSAGDDQFATIAKFRALRKVWARVAEVVGAPEAGAAITHGVTDLAMQSQRDPWVNMLRTTIASFGAGVGGADQVTTLGFDSAIPVGSRTSSASFSRRIARNTQLLLLEESNIGRVLDPAGGSWFVESLTDDLASNAWTVFGQIESAGGYRSALDSGWIADRVSASLANRDESVAHRRTSVTGVNEFPNLDEKALGSDVADATDVPLGAPRLARVGRSFEELRDRSDAVLADTGRRPTVLLLPLGSVAEHNGRTTFTANLLAAGGISVVNPGPLTADSIAAAVGDANTSIAVICGSKQRYADDGAAALQAARAAGLRTVLLAGPEKEWPDGDDRPDGSLRVGIDAVAILRDLLDQLTHEPAGATS; encoded by the coding sequence ATGCCGCAGACCACTGCGTCGAAATCCGATCGGTCCGACCGGTCGCTCGACGAGGCCTATCAGGCCTGGTCGGAAGCCGCTGCCGCCGTCTTGGCGAAGTCCCGGCGGTCCACTGTCGAGGAATTGCCTGCCTCGGCCGAAGAGCTCTTGTCCACCACCACTCTCGATGGACTCCGGATCCGTCCGCTGTACACACGCAGGGATGAGCACGCGGAATCCGGCCTGCCCGGCGGGTTCCCGTTCGTTCGGGGTGCCGACCCCGATCGCGACGTCACCATGGGCTGGCGGGTGACCGAGCGATTCGGTGACGATTCGACATCGGCGGCCGACGTCAATCAGTCCGCACTCGATGCCCTGTCCAAGGGCACGAGCGGACTGTGGTTGAACGTCGGCGCAGGCATCTCACCCGACGACCTGGCCGCGGTCCTCGACGGCGTCTATGTCGATCTGATCCCGGTGACCCTGGACGCGGGCGCCGAAGGCATCGCCGCCGCGCGGGCCCTGCTGTCGGTCTGTGCGGCAGCGGCAGCGAAGCCCGAGTCCATCGCGCCCACAACCTCGACCATCACCTCTCTTGGTCTGTCACCGTTGACCGCTGCCTTCTCGGGTCGCGCGAGCGTGGATACCGCGGAGGCGACCTCGCTGGCCGCAGATGTGCCGGCAGGCGTCCGGACATTCCGCGTCGACGGTACGGATTTCGCCACCGCGGGGGCCGACAACGGACTCGAGCTCGCACTGCAGATCGCGGCCGCCGTCACGCATCTACGTGACCTCACCCAGGCCGGTCTGTCGTCGGTGGACGCGCTGCGCCAGATCACCTTTGCAGTGTCCGCAGGAGACGATCAGTTCGCGACCATCGCCAAGTTCCGTGCGCTGCGCAAGGTCTGGGCACGGGTGGCCGAGGTGGTCGGCGCCCCCGAGGCCGGGGCCGCGATCACCCACGGCGTCACCGATCTGGCCATGCAGAGTCAGCGTGACCCCTGGGTCAACATGCTGCGCACCACAATCGCCTCGTTCGGGGCGGGTGTCGGTGGTGCCGATCAGGTCACGACCCTCGGATTCGACTCCGCGATCCCGGTCGGCAGCCGCACCTCGAGTGCGTCGTTCTCCCGTCGTATCGCTCGCAACACGCAGCTGCTGCTGCTCGAGGAATCCAACATCGGCCGAGTGCTCGATCCGGCCGGCGGCTCCTGGTTCGTCGAGTCACTCACCGACGACCTCGCGTCGAATGCCTGGACGGTCTTCGGTCAGATCGAATCGGCCGGCGGGTACCGCTCGGCCCTTGACTCCGGCTGGATCGCCGACCGGGTGAGCGCCTCCCTGGCGAATCGCGACGAGTCGGTTGCCCATCGCCGGACCTCGGTGACCGGCGTCAACGAATTCCCGAATCTCGACGAGAAGGCCTTGGGCTCAGACGTGGCCGACGCGACCGACGTACCGCTCGGGGCGCCGCGACTCGCGCGGGTCGGGCGTTCGTTCGAGGAACTGCGCGATCGGTCCGACGCCGTCCTCGCCGACACCGGCCGGCGACCCACCGTTCTGCTGCTACCGCTCGGATCCGTCGCGGAGCACAACGGCCGGACCACGTTCACCGCGAACCTTCTTGCCGCCGGTGGTATCTCGGTGGTGAACCCAGGACCCCTGACCGCCGACAGTATCGCCGCGGCGGTGGGAGACGCGAACACATCGATCGCGGTGATCTGCGGCAGCAAGCAGCGGTATGCCGACGACGGCGCCGCCGCGCTGCAGGCCGCCCGCGCCGCCGGTCTGCGCACTGTGCTGCTGGCCGGGCCCGAGAAGGAGTGGCCCGACGGAGACGACCGGCCGGACGGATCGCTGCGGGTCGGTATCGATGCGGTGGCGATCCTGCGCGACCTTCTCGACCAGCTGACCCATGAACCAGCGGGAGCGACATCATGA